The Flavobacterium sp. IMCC34852 genome contains the following window.
GGGATGACATTAGCGGCTTTTAATTTGAAAATGCAGGTTTTTATTGCCACCTCAGCTGTAATTGATTTGGCCATTGACGGGAGTCGGACCGTGGTTTACGGACTCAATGGTTTTATTCATAAAGATGATTTGTACCTGATTCCGATATTGTTTGTGGTGAGTATCATTGGCACCTATATCGGAAAAAAAATACTGGAAAAAATATCAGAAGCACAGTTCAAAAAAATCGTCTTAATTTTGATACTCATTACCGGTTTAATTACCGCTTTCAGTACCATCCAAAAGCTATAAAAAAACCACGTCTTTCGACGCGGTAACTTACTCAACAAACCTGCATTTATTTATTCAAATGTGTATAGATTTCATCTTTGAGAAATAACAATTTGGCTTTTAATTCATGTACAAAATTATCATTCGCAATCTCTGAACCCATATTGATTCGGTGAATTTGATGTTCTATTTCGTGGTATTCATCAAACAGGTTTCTGAAATGAGCATCTGAGATTTTAAGTTCGTGAATTCTTTCTTTATGTTCCGGGAATTCGTGTAGTAAATCGTGTTTTTCCATGAGTAATTGGTTTAAGTATTTGTATTTTTTAAAGTGGTTTAAAAAGTTAGTTGGCTAATGGCAATTGGCTTCAGCCTGAACAAACAAGTTCAT
Protein-coding sequences here:
- a CDS encoding YdcH family protein, whose protein sequence is MEKHDLLHEFPEHKERIHELKISDAHFRNLFDEYHEIEHQIHRINMGSEIANDNFVHELKAKLLFLKDEIYTHLNK